The nucleotide sequence CAGAGCAGCACGTGCAACAGGCCCATAACATGTAAACCCTTCCCTCTCCAACACGATGGAAATCAATTACAGTCATGAGTGAGAACATGTGGAGctcattcatatatttttatatttctaagATCAGCTCCTGTTcgagtttaaagaaaaagaaactttcCTCGTGTAGCTTGCCTTCACAGGTCGACTGCAAAGGTGTGTGGATGAAGACATATCCATGACAGGTACGCGTCCTGCTGTCAACAGGGACTCATCAGACGGCGTCATGCGTCATGGTGAACTTAAATATAATACAGCAAATATCTACCAGTTATAGCCAAGATTGCAGAATGTTGGTGACATGCAGGGGATAAAAATACAGGACACCTTTCACAGGATCCTCCAGGACATGACTGATATAATTTATAGGTTATGATAGTCTGTTTATAACTCACGCTAAGGTCTGTCTTTACTTGTAATATGTTTAAGCCAAGAGTGATTATTTTAATAGGAATTTTTTATTGAGGCATTTTGAACAATGTCAGGACAAATAAAATTTTAAGACATGTTTATTGGTTTTCCTGAATTCTGCATTAAAATATGATTGGGAGCATAAAATTCAATTGGAAGCTTCTTTTAAAATTTAAGCAGCAGCCATAATATTTCCATCTATAAATATAGAAAATCAGtcattttaatataataaatgtgAGGGGGGAGATAAAAATaacactttttatttaaaaaaataaaaataaaaaatatacgcatgatgattttatttaattcaatttttttaatcattattttacggtattttttttgctgtaaaatAGTTTGTATAATTTAGCACTGCTTCCACACACAGGTGcgctctttttttattttatatttttctgctAAACCATGTCAGTCTGAGGAGCTGCATGCTTTGCAAATGATTTATGATGACTAAAAAAATCAtgccaaataaataaactttatcttcctcctcacacacactgctctcatCTTTATAGTCACATACATCCATCCACCAGCAgcgggcttttttttttgtcctccctcttttttttcaatGGCGACATCAAATCAATAGAAAGACACTTTACCAGACATAAACTCGGCTGCATTTGTCACATAAACTGACATTTCGGTCATCCACATGCGCCAGCGCCAGTAAACAGAAAGCCGCGCAAACAGAATCTGCTGGTAACTTTGTGAGTACAACTTTTTGGAGTCAACAGCGATAAAGAGAGTGAGGGGGCGGAACCCTGCTGAGCCCCTGCGCTGAACGACAGCCAATCGCTTCGTTCTCCTAACTGCCAGTCACCGAAATCCGTCCAATACCCGCAGTGCCATTTCTAAACTGTATTCCCCACTGTGTCCTCCAACTGTTGTATGTTCTGCCAATCGCTTGAGGACAGAGTGGGAAAAGGAGCAAGCAGAGTTAGAAGCCGGACAAAAGAACTTATAGACCCCttatatacatattttcctAATGTTTTAGAGAGCGTGGTGTGGTGAAAAACAATTGCGGTGAGTGCGGATGGACTTGTCAGTGTAGTTATGGAACCCCCTTTAAGCAAGAGGAATCCGGCGATAAGATTAGCGGATTTGGCAGCGACTCAACCCCTTCCTCATCAGAATATGACAGGCTTCCCGGGGCTAGGGGGGCATCACCCTCTCTCCCACCATGCCCACCTCCACCCTGGGGAGCTGGGCAACGACCCCGGAGTGGCACTCACTCCATTTGGACCAGAGCACATGGCACAGACAAATGCTCTCAAACTTAGCCCATCTCAGCACATTCAGAGCCATCACGAAGCCCAGACCGCGGCATCTTTCACTTCTGCTCAGACCACAGTTGGTTTCCCCGTGGCTCACCCCCACTCAGGCTACTCAAGCAGCAGGGACTTCATCCTCAGGAGAGAACTCTCAGCCTCTGCTATGCATGCACTTGGCGACCAGCATAGTTCCGCCTCCTCCCCTCATCACCATGGCATGTTCATCTCCCCAACAGGTGCTTATGGGCACACGGAAAGTGGGGCCCATTCACTTTTCACTGGACTTCACGACCAGGCGTCCCCAGGTGCCCATCACCATGCCCTCAATGGGCAGATGCGCCTGGGTATACCGGGGGACATCTACGGCAGGCCAGAGCACTTCGGGCACAGGCCGGAGCACTATGGACCCTCTTCTCTCCACAGCTACAACTCCATGAACCTCAATGTGAACATCGCTTCTGCTCCTCACGGAGCGGCGGGGGCGTTTTTAAGATACATGCGGCAGCCCATAAAGCAAGAGCTAATCTGCAAATGGATTGACCAGGAGCAAAGTCAAAAAAAGCCCTGCTCTAAAACTTACAGCACCATGCACGAACTGGTCAACCACGTCACGGTGGAGCATGTCGGGGGACCGGAGCAGAGCTCCCACGTCTGTTTTTGGGAGGAATGTCCACGGGAAGGAAAGGCTTTCAAAGCGAAGTACAAACTGATAAATCACATCCGAGTTCATACGGGAGAAAAGCCCTTCCCGTGTCCGTTCCCGGGCTGTGGAAAAGTGTTCGCTCGATCGGAGAATTTAAAGATTCACAAGAGGACTCACACAGGTCAGTACTTATAATTATGtcatctgagaaaaaaataatcggGTGAATCTACCCGAGGACACCTTGTGTTGTTATTCACATCACTTAAACGGACAGTCAGTGCGATCGTGCGTAATTGCGCACACAAGCGAGCGAAAAAAGTTGTACTGAATGACGCATTCGCACAGTGAGTAAACGtgtttcatttcctttcttAAATATAAACTTATGCACTCGCTGAGACGCTCGTGGTAGGCGTGAGAGGATTAAGGCATATGATTTGTAAAACGTGCTTACGTACGTGCAGGACAGCGCTGGAACACGCGTAAATGTAATTATCCTCAG is from Epinephelus moara isolate mb chromosome 7, YSFRI_EMoa_1.0, whole genome shotgun sequence and encodes:
- the zic5 gene encoding zinc finger protein ZIC 5, with protein sequence MEPPLSKRNPAIRLADLAATQPLPHQNMTGFPGLGGHHPLSHHAHLHPGELGNDPGVALTPFGPEHMAQTNALKLSPSQHIQSHHEAQTAASFTSAQTTVGFPVAHPHSGYSSSRDFILRRELSASAMHALGDQHSSASSPHHHGMFISPTGAYGHTESGAHSLFTGLHDQASPGAHHHALNGQMRLGIPGDIYGRPEHFGHRPEHYGPSSLHSYNSMNLNVNIASAPHGAAGAFLRYMRQPIKQELICKWIDQEQSQKKPCSKTYSTMHELVNHVTVEHVGGPEQSSHVCFWEECPREGKAFKAKYKLINHIRVHTGEKPFPCPFPGCGKVFARSENLKIHKRTHTGEKPFKCEFDGCDRKFANSSDRKKHSHVHTSDKPYYCKVRGCDKSYTHPSSLRKHMKVHCKSPPPPSTNVTYISSTNPLGDPLSPNSEPHRNRSANLSPQVTNLNEWYVCQGSGGPNHLHTPSSDVPTSDSDDEDSFRNSDPRTML